TGGGCATCGTTTTTTATCTTCCGTTGTTCAGAAAAAGGTAAACGTTCTCTTGGTTTCTCAAAAACCAAAGAAATCTTTTTTAGGCGTTTCAGTTATTGTTGTTAAAGATACCGCCGTTGCCCTGGAGTGCCTTGCTCAATTTCACCGATTAAAATTTCCTATCCCGATTATCGCCATTACTGGAAGCTCTGGAAAAACAACAACTAAAGAGCTGATAGCGTCTGTTTTAAAAAAGAAATTTAATGTTCTCAAAAGTGTAGCAACAGAGAATAATTTTATCGGTGTTTCAAAAACATTATTAAATCTTCGCTCGAAACATGACATTGCAATTTTAGAATTTGGGACAAATCATTTTGGTGAGATTGAAAATTTAACTCGTATCGCTCATCCTACTATTTCTATTTTGACAAATATTGGAGAGTCTCACCTCGAATTTCTAAAAACACCAGCTGGTGTTTTTAAGGAGAAAAAGGCAATTTATAAAAATTTAAATCGAGAGGGAGTAGTGATTTTTAACGAGGATGATCTTTTTTTAAGAAAGATACGCTTTGAATGTATTAAG
This DNA window, taken from Candidatus Omnitrophota bacterium, encodes the following:
- a CDS encoding UDP-N-acetylmuramoyl-tripeptide--D-alanyl-D-alanine ligase, with translation MMNVKEIIKATGGHLVYGDLNQKINGVSTDSRTVLRRNLFIALKGKKFDGHRFLSSVVQKKVNVLLVSQKPKKSFLGVSVIVVKDTAVALECLAQFHRLKFPIPIIAITGSSGKTTTKELIASVLKKKFNVLKSVATENNFIGVSKTLLNLRSKHDIAILEFGTNHFGEIENLTRIAHPTISILTNIGESHLEFLKTPAGVFKEKKAIYKNLNREGVVIFNEDDLFLRKIRFECIK